The Streptomyces laurentii region GCCGCGGGGGCGGACCGCCCCGACCCGGCCGAACTCGCGGCGGTCTCGGCCCGCCAGCGACACGGCGGCCCCGACGAGCACCACGTCCTCAGCGGCCCCGGCTGGTCGCTCGGCTGCGACCGGCTCGCGGTCACCGACCCGTGCGGCGGCCGCCAGCCGTACCGGCTGCCGCACCTCCCCGGCATCCTGGCCGTCCTGAACGGCGAGATCTACAACCACGCCGAGCTGCGCCGCCGGCTCGCCGCCCGCGGCCACCGCTTCCCGGACCGCTGCGACGGCACGCTGCTGCCCGCGCTGTACGCGGAGTACGGCCCGGCGTTCGCCGAGCACCTGGACGGCATGTTCGCCGCCGCGGTCCTCGACCTGCGGCCTGGCAGCACCCGACTCGTGCTCGCCGTCGACGACATGGGCATGAAGCCGGTCCACGTACACCACGACCCGCTGGACGGCTCCACCCGCTTCGCGTCCGAGATCCCCGCGCTGCTCGCCTTCGAGGGCGTACGGATCGCCCCGCGCGAGGAAGCCCTCGACGGCGTCCTGTCGACCCGTACCTCGTACGCGACCCAGACCGCGCTCGACGGCATCACCGTCCTGCCGCCCGGCGCGACGGCGGTGGTACGGCCCGGCCGCGCGCCCGTCGTACGACGCCGGGCCCCGCACGCGGACGTGCGACCGGTCGGCGACACCCAGGACGTCCTGCGGCACGAGGTCCGCCGCCTCGCCACCGCCGACGTACCGGTGTGCGTCGTCACGAGCGGCGGCCTGGACTCCGGGCTGGTGACGGCGCTCGCCGCCGAACACGCCCGCGAGACCGACGCGCCGCCACTGCACTCCTTCCACCTCACGTACCGCGGGAAGTGGCCCGACTCCGAGGCGGTGTACGCCCGTTCGGTCGCGCGCCGGGCCCGCACGGTCCACCACGAGGTGATCGTCGACCCGTCCGAGATCCCCTCGCTCCTCACCCGGACCGTACGGCACCTCGGCCAGCCGAACGCCGACCCGATCGCGCTCTCCACGTACGCCCTCTTCCGGGCCGTCCGGCAGAGCGGCTTCACGGTCGCGCTGTCCGGCGACGGGGCGGACGAACTCTTCGGCGGGTACGACCGGATGCGCGCCGCCCTCGCCGCGCCGGCCGGCGTGGACTGGGCGAGCGCCTACGCGGACGCGCTCTCGGCGGCCCCCCGGGTGCTGCGCGAGCACCTGTACACGCCCGGGTATGCCGCCTACATCGCCGAGCGCGGCTCGGCGGCCGACCGGATCGAGCAGGAACTGCGCTCGGCGGAGGCTGCGGGGACGGACCGGGCGACGGCGATGAGCGCGTTCGAGACCCGGTGGCGGCTGCCCGCGTACCACCTGCGGCGAGTCGACCATTTGTCGATGGCGTGGGCGGTGGAGGCCCGGATGCCGTTCTGCCAGCCGTCCGTCGTGACGCACGCGCGCGAGCTGCCGGCGGAGGCGCGGCACGGGAAACGGGCGCTGTACGAGGCGGGGGCGGAGCTGCTGCCCGGGGCGGTGCTCAGCCGGCCGAAGCAGCCGTTCACCCTGCCCCTCGCCGCGATGATCGCGCCCGGCGGACCGCTGCTCGACACGGTGCGCGAACTGCTGTCCCCGGCCCGGCTCGTGCTCGGCGGGAAGGTGCGCGCGGACCGCGTACAGCGGCTCCTGGAACGGCACTTGGAGCGCCCGAACCAGCACGCGGCGCTCACCCTGTGGGCGCTGGCCGTCCACGAGCTCTGGTCGGAGGTCGTGCAGGGCATGCGGATCCCGGTGGGCTGCGCGGCCTGAGGCCGGGCGCGGGCCCACCGGGACCCGGGAGTCAGCCCTTCACTCCGGCGACGAAGGCCGCCCAGGCGGCGGCCGGCACGACGAGCGCGGGCCCGGACGGGACCTTGCTGTCACGGACGGGGACGACACCGGGGACACCGTCGAGGACTTCGACGCAACTGCCGCCGTCCCCGTCGCTGTAGGAGCTCTTGCGCCAGGCGGCGCCGGTGAAGTCGTACGACACCTCGACGCAGTCGCCGCCGTGGCCGTCGCTGTAGGAGCTCTTGAACCAGTTCGCGTTGCTCAGGTCGTAGACGCGCATTGCCGGTACTCCTCCGCCGCCGACTTGAGCAGAGTGAGGGACGCCTCCGGCGACAGCGCGGCAGCCCTGAGCAGATCGTAGGCCGCCTGTGCGCGCTTCACCAGCGCCGGATCGTCGAGCAGATTTCCCGAAAACAGCGCCTCCGTATAGGCCGTTGACGGCATCTCCTCGAACTCCATGAGCTTGATCTGCCGACCCATCTCGGGGTACGCGCCCGCCGCGTACGGCACCACCTGGACGAGGGCCGCGGGGGCGCTCCGGCTCCGGGACGAGAGGGGACCACACGCACGCGGGTACCGGCTGGTGGCGTTGGCAGAGGAGGCCCGAGGAGTGAATCCCTAGTGGTGGGACTTACTCTTCGGGGAACGGGTCTCCGCCCAGATCCAGAAGCAAGTAACTGTGGTGCTCCCGCCCGCCAGGTGATCGCGCCGTGAGCACGTGGACGTGAACAATTACCCGATTCTGTGCGTATTCAGCGAGAAGCTGAGTGACATCGCTTTTTTCCGTGCGAATCACGATGACATGCCCGCCAGGGATTTCTAGTTCAATAAATCTGCGTAGCCTACTGCCGCCTACCAGTTTCCCCCGGATCTCCTCCCTGTGGTCCTCGATTTGAGCTGCCCTTAGTGCCGTTCGGCAATGCTCGGCATTCGTTTTCGTCAACCGTGAAAAACGTCGGCCCGTAACCTTGGACTCCCACGTGATCGAGACGCTTGTGCCGGAGGACGCCAGTACGTCGGAGAGTTCCGAGAGATGGCTTATGGCCCTGCGTCCCAGAGGCAAGGCGGTATCGAGGACCGCTTCTTCCGCCTCTGAAGAGGCGCCGGCTTGGTCGGCGATATCGAGAATCCTGTTGATGGCGCGGTCCAGCAAGAGGTCGCTTCCGGTGCCTGGCAGCTCAGCCTGTGCGGGTACCGCAGATCCCTCCAGGACCATTCCGTAGGAAGAGGCGAACACGGGTCCGGAAAATAGTCTTGTTACCCCTTGGATCCTTTTTGGGATGGGGCCGGTTTCACGCCTCGGGCTCATCTCGTCGCGGGCGTAGGCGACAGAGTTGACGGCGCCCTGCAAAGCCTGAAGCCAGCTGCCCAACAGGCCGGCCTCGACTTTGTGGCCCGGAACCGCTTCGCCGTCGAGAGAAAAACGAAGAATGGGGCGACGCCCCTGTTCGGTCGACTCCGACCCCGCCTCGCCGCTCAATGCGCAGCCCAGCTTCCTCAGCTGGCGCTCGTGAAACTCGGCCATGGTTCGTGGGGCCGGGGCCCTTGTGGCGTCACGCCTGGCCGCCATCCATGCGCGGAGAGCAGCCTTGTCCGTCGCGTCCGGCCGCGCTTGGGGGTGCTCATAGCGAAACCTCCACGTAGCCCCTGCGCCGACCGTTGCCTACACGACAACGCTGTCAGATCTCGTCGTACAGTCCAAGCTTCTGGAAGACTTCAGCGTCCCCCGTATCCATGGCGCCGGTCAAACCCAAACTGCGAAAGTCCTGCGTCGCAGGAAGGCTGAGGATGTACGCGTCAATGCGCATCTCATTGCGGAAACACCAATCGCGATCTCCGAGATTGGCGAGGTCTGCGAGTACGTCCTGCTCCGTGAGTGCCTTGTACACCGCCGCCTCAAGCAGGTAGGTCACATCGACGTCGCTCGGATCCAGCTTGCTGCTGACGAAGCTGCCGGCAAGCCAAACGCGGCTGACCGAACCGACAAGGCACTCCACCAGCGTCCTGTGGTACGAGAGCTCACCCCACAAAGCACGCCTCACGGCCGAGCCCTCGAACTCATCTGCCAGCGCCAGCGACGCCTCGACCTCGCCCCAGGTCATGGCGTAGCGGCCCGGCGGCGGGCAACCCGTGTCCTGCTCGAATGAGGGAAGCAGAGACATGCAGCTCCAAGACGACTCGTGGGGTGTCGGCACTCTATGCGCCCACGGGCTCATGGGTGGGCTGGTTGGGTGATCTTTCAGCTGCGATGTCAAGGCCGGCCCCCCTCTCTTCGCCTGTAAGAGAAAGCCTAGGGCGCACCACTGACACGTCCAGCGGATTCGTTGTCACTCTCGAACCGTTGACCGGACTCGTGGATCCCGGCGTGTACCCGATGCGGCAGCCGGGGCATCGCCCTGGAACGGGCGTCATGAGAGACCGAGGCTAATAGCGTCCCGGCTCGGATGAACCGCCGCCCCCGGCCGTGGCCTTGATGCCCGTGATCCGGCCCAGCGCGTCGAACTCGATCACGGCCTCCGTCCCGTTCGGCAGGTCGGCCGTGATCCGGTCGGCCTCCTCCCGGTACGGCAGGCCGTGGTGGTCGAAGTGGCCCGAGACGACGTGCCGGGGCGAGCGGCCGATCAGGCCGGCGCCGGTGAGGAGCAGGCGCGGCAGGGTGATCGGGTCGAAGGGGACCACGGGTGCCTGGGTGTCGTCCGGCAGGAAGTAGACGCGGGTGGTCGGACCGGCCGGGGCGCCGATGTAGCCGGGTGCCCCGGCCACGCCCATTCCGGCGAACGCGATCATCTCGGCCATTCGGTCCGGGTCGTCGAAGCCCCGCAAGTCCACGACAGGAAAGGTGAGTTCGGCGATACCATGGGCCCGGCCGTAGCGCTCGACCGCCCCGCTCAGGGCGACCACCTCCGTGCCCTCTAAGCCCGGATTCGCCCAGCCCCACATCCAGGTGCACTCCTCGCTGTCGTACGAGCCGAGCAGCCCCACCCGCAGGTCGAGATCGCCCTGCCGGTAGCAACACTGGGCAAGGTCGGCCGTCCACGGCGCGTCCGGCAGGAAGGCGGTCAGCGCCTCCAGCTGGGCCGCTCCCCAGGCGGCGTGCCGTTCGGCCTCCAGGACGAAGGCGTCGCTGAATCCACTGTCGTCGTTCACCATGCGGCCGACCCTAACGAGCCGCCGGCGGGGCCGGACCGGCGGCTCGGCGCCGACACCCGCCGCTGTCCCGGACACTGGCCGCGCAGGGCGCTGACCTGCCCGTACGCGGTCCGGGTGTCCGGGACAGCCGGGACGCCTTGTCCCCGCCGTCCGCCCCGCCGCAGGCTTCCTGGCGTCGCCACCCACCTTCGACGAACGAAAGGGACTGGCCATGAAGCCCATGACCCGAATGACGCTCACTCCGGTACGGACGGCCGTCGCGGCGCTCTCGCTCGCCGCTGTCGGCCTGCTCGGCGCGCCGGCCGCGCACGCCGCCCCCTCCGCCGCTGCCGCCTGCCCGTGGACCCAGGGCGCGCCGGCGAGCAACCTGAACCCGTACAGCCAGACGGACTACGCCAGCGGCAACGCCCCGGTCCGCATGGGCCCGTACGGGGAGTGCGGCTCGGTCGGCACCATCCCCTCCGGGGGATCGGTGTCGGTGAACTGCTACGTCACGAACAGCTTCGGCAACACCTGGTCGTACATCCGCGGTTACGGCTGGATCTGGGACAACAACCTGCGCAACGGCGGGTCCACCCACCCCTGCCGCTTCTGATCGACCAGCACACGGCAGGGCTCCCGGCGGCCCGGATGGTGATCTCGGTCATCAACACCCGGACACGGGAGCCCTGTCGGCGTGAGGTCGTGCCATGCTCGATGTGTCCCGATGGTGTCCACCCCGCGGGCCCTTCTCCCGGCAACGACAGCACGTGATCGGCGGGTTCATGGAACAGACCGGACCGGCCGGCGCCGGTGTCGCGGCGGTGCGCGCCCGTGGCCGCGTCCTCGCGTACGTCGTGCGCGCCGACGACGCCCCCGGCCCCACTCTCGTCCTGCCCCTCGACCACCTCCCGCCCGGCGCCCTGGCCCTGACCGGTGAGCTGACCGAGCTGCGCCGGGCGCTCGCGGACACGCCGTACCGCGATCTCAACAAGATCGCGGTGTACGGGCGTTCGGCGCGCCCCGGTGTTGATCTGGACTACCGGTTCGTGCAGGCGATGCCCGACGGGCGCTTCGACTTCCGTACCGGGTGCGGGCACTCACTGCTCGCGTGCGTGGTGGCGGACGGCGGGCGCCCGGGGCCGGTGACCGTACGGGCCGTGACGACCGGAGAAACGATTCGCTGCCTGCCGCAAGACGCCTTCCCGCAAAGCCATGTCCCGCAGGACGCCTCGCCGCAGGACGCCCGCGGCGCCGCCTACACCCTCGACTTCCTCCGCCCGCCCACCGCGCCCGGCACCCTCCCGACCGGCCGCCCGGTGGACGTGATCGACGGCGTGCCGGTGTCGGTCGTTCGCTATGGCAATCCGTACGTGTTCGTCGACGCCCGCCATCTCCCCGCCGCCGACCCGATGGGCCGCATGCTCCGACTCCGGTCCCACACCGCCCGGATGCTCGGATATCCGCCGCACTCGCCGCTGCCGAAGATCGCCGCGTTCGCCCGTACCCCCTCCGGCCTGGCGGTCCGCGCGCTCACCGTCGGCGGCTGGCATCCGCGTCTCGCGCTCACCGGGGCCGCCGCGCTCGCCGCCGCCGGCGCGCTGGACGGGACGGTGGTACCGGGGCCCGTGGGGGCCGTGAGGACGCCGGGAGGGCCGGTCAGGGTGTCGGCCGCGCCCGACCGCGTGCGCGTCCACGACAAACGCGCACGCCTGGTCACCCGCCTCGACCTGCCCTGGCGTATCCACGCAACGGCGTGAACGCGCAGCCCTCCGACCGGGCGATCCACCCCCGTCCTCTGTCAGGCTGACATGCGACCGGCGACGCCACGCGACCACGGCAACGACCGGTATCCGGTATCCGAATCCGTGGATCCAGGGATCCGTGGGGGGAGATCAGACACCCATGAAATTCGATAATCTGCGTGTCGTCGTCACCGGGGCGTCCCGCTATTTCGGCCGTGCGCTCGCCGTCGGATTCGCTCATCTCGGAGCCGAGGTATATGTCTCGGCGCGCACCGTCGAAGCGGCGGAACGCACCCGTGCGGAAGTCATGGGTTCGGCCCGCGACCGCATTCACGCGTTCGGCTGTGATCTGAGCCGGCCGGCCGAGATCCGGGAATTCGCGGCCCGAGTGGGCGAACACACCGACCGGGTCGACCTGTTGGTCAACAACGGCGCCCGCTGGCTCGACGGCATGGACCTGGAGTCCGCCAGCGACGAGTCGATCGTCGAGACCATCGAGTCGACGGCCGGCGGCACCGTCCTCATGGTCAAGCACTTCCTGCCGCTGCTGCGCCGCTCGCTGCGGCCGGACATCATCAACATGGTCGCGGTGCGCGACGCCGAAGGGGCGTCCGCCGCCACCGCGTCCGTCGCCCACGAGGCCTTCTGGACGGCGAAGTCGGCCCAGGCGGGCTTCGCCGACATCCTGTCCCGCCGGCTGCGGCCGAGCGGCGTCCGCGTGTTCTCGCTCTACCCGCCCGATTTCTCCACCTCCGATCCGCGATTCGCGGAATGGGAGGGTGCGCGGACGGACGGTCTGGCCGCCGACGAGAAGCTGACCACTCAAGCGCTCTTCGAGTGCATCGTCTACGCCGTCGAGCAGCCCCGCGACTGCTTCATCCGCTCCTTCCACTTCGAACCTCGCTGAAGCACCACCGCACGCCCCAGCGTCAAGGAGGTCCCATGAACACTCCCGTATGGATCACCGCGACCCCTCCGGCCACCCACGGCGAACTGCACATCGGCCACCTGGCCGGTCCGTACGTCGCGGCCGACGTCCTGACCCGATTCCTGCGCGCCGAGGGCGAGGCCGTGCGCTTCACCACCGGCACCGCCGACCACGCGAGCTCGGTCGAGGTCCGCGCGCTGCGCCACCACCGCAAGCCCGAGGAGGTCGCCGAGGGCTACCGGGCGGCGATCACCGCGGACTGGCTGCGCTCCGGGGTCGAGTTCGACCACATCGTCAGACCGCGCAAGGACCGCGGCTACGGACGCTGGGTGCGGGACCTCTTCAGCCGGCTGTACGCGCAGGGCGTGATCGCCCCGCGCACCCGCCTGCTGCCGTTCTGCGAGCCGTGCGACCGCTGGCTGTACGGGGCCCACGTCACCGGCACCTGTCCGCACTGCGGCGCGGTCAGCGACGGCGGGATGTGCCACGAGTGCGCCCGCCCCAACGACGGCGGCGACCTGATCGCCCCGCGCTGCGCGCTGTGCGACACCCCCGCCGTCGCCAAGCGCTGCCGTCGGCTCTACGTACCCCTGGAGCCGTTCCGCGACCAGCTGTCCAGCTACTGGGACATGGTCGAACTCCCGCCCCGGCTCGCCGCGTTGTGCGAGTCGCTGGTGGAGGACGGACTGCCGGACATCGCGGTGGGCCACCCGGCGCACTGGGGCCTGCCGGTGCCCGTCGAGGGCTTCCCGGACCACCGGATCGACGCGTGCTTCGAGGCCGCGGCGATGCACCTCTTCGACTACGACACCACCGGCCCGCTGCCGCGCCGCGCGATCCACTTCTGCGGCTTCGGGCACGCCTTCTGCCACGCCGTGCTGCTGCCGGTGTTACTGCTCGCGCAGGACATCAAGCTGCCGCAGGAGTTCAACGTCAACGAGTCGTACGTGGTGGAGGAAGGCGTCGGCGAGGGCAACGTGTGGGCGCTCGACCTGCTCACCGAGTACGGCTCCGACACCCTGCGCCGGCACGTCCTGCAGGCCCGGCCGACCGGCCGGCGCACCGTCTTCCAGCGCGACCGGCTCGCCTCGGCCCGTACGGAGCTCGACGAGAGCTGGAACAGCTGGCTCACCCGGCTTTTCACGGCCGTCCGCGAGGAGTGTGACGGGCTCGTGCCGCAGGCGCTGCCCGGCGGCGCCGGCTGGAGCGTGCTGGAGCGGCGGCTGCGCCGGGGGCTCGACGATCTGCGCGAGGCGTACGGGCCGGACGCGTTCGACCCGCGGCGCGCGGTCGCGGTGCTCGACGAGATGGTCCGCTCGGCGGCCGACTTCGGGCACGTCAACGCGCACGAGCGCTGCCGGCCCACCACCGCCTGCCGTCATCTCCCGGCTTTGGCCGCTCAGTTGGCGGTCGCCTCGGCCCTCGCGGCCTGGGCGCGGCCGGTGATGCCGGAGGGCGCGGACCGGCTGGCCGCGGCACTCCAGGTGGAGCCGGGGCGGCCGGTGGACATGACGGCGCTGGCCGCGCCGGCGCCGGGAACGCGGCTCGCGCCGCCGTCGGGGCCGGTTTTCGGGTTCTAGCGGACCCTTTACGCGGCGGCCTACTTCTAAGCCCCTAAGAAGTCGCGTACTTTGCGGCGCGATGCTCCACCGCCCGGCCCGATCCACCGCCCGGCCCGATCCACCGCACGACCATGTTGCGACCGCCAGACCGTTCGACAGTGGGCCCCGGGGGCCGTGCTCCCGGGGCCCGCTCACAGCCTCCGGCCCGGAGCCGTGCCGGAGGCCCGTACCGCCCGCGCACCACCCGTACCTCCTGTTCCGCCGTACGCACGCCGCCGCCGGTCCCCAGCCCCGCCGCGTGTCCGCGCAGCTCCGCGCGGCGACCCGCGGCCCTCCCCACAGGAGTCCCCGTGTCCCTGCGCTCCCCGCACCGCCCGCACTCGCTGCGCGTCGCCATGCTGAGCGTCCACACGTCCCCGCTGCACCAGCCCGGAACCGGCGACGCCGGCGGGATGAACGTCTACATGGTCGAACTCTCCCGGGCCCTCGCCGCCCACGGCGTCGAGGTCGACCTCTTCACCCGCCACCGCGGCGAGGACCTGCCGGACCGGGTCGACCTGGAGCCCGGCGTACGGGTCCGGCATCTCGCGGCGGGTCCGCGCCAGGCGCTGCCCAAGGAGGCCATGCCCGACCTCGTGGTGCAGTTCTCGCTGGCCCTGCTCAAGGAGCGGCGCCAATACGACCTGGTCCACTCGCACTACTGGCTGTCCGGGCAGGCGGGGCGGATCGCCGCCTTCGGCTGGGACGTCCCGCTGGTGCACACCGCGCACACCCTCGCCCTGGTGAAGAACGCCCACCTCGCGGCGGGCGACCGCCCCGAGCCGGAGGTGCGGATACGCGGTGAGCGCCTGGTGACCGCCGACGCGGACCGGCTGATCGCCAACACCACCGACGAGGCGGAGGCGCTGGGCGCGCTGTACGGGGCGGAGACGGCGCGCACCCGGGTGGTGCGGCCGGGCGTGGCGCTCGGCACCTTCTCGCCGGCCGACGGGCGGGCGGCGGCGCGGGCCCGGCTCGGCCTTCCGCAGGACGCGTTCATTCCGCTGTACGCGGGGCGCATCCAGCCGCTGAAGGGGCCCGACGTGCTGGTGCGGGCGGTCGCCGAGCTGCTGCGGATGGCGCCCGGCCTGCGCCGCCGGCTGATCGTGCCGGTGGTGGGCGGCCACTCGGGGGCGAGCCGGGCCGACGCGGCGTGGCAGCTCGCGGAGGAGCTGGACGTCACCGACGTCCTGCGGCCGTATCCGCCGGTGCCGCAGGCCCGGCTCGCGGACTGGTACCGGGCGGCGGATGTGCTCGTGGTGCCCTCGCGTTCGGAGTCGTTCGGCCTGGTGGCGCTGGAGGCGCAGGCGTGCGGGACGCCGGTGCTCGCGGCCGAGGTGGGCGGGCTGCCGACGGCGGTGTGGGACGGGGTGACGGGGATGCTCGTGCGTGGTCACGACCCGGTGGACTACGCGCGCCGGCTGCTGTGGCTGGCCCGGAACCCGAAGGCGGTGGTGACGATGGGGACGGCGGCCGTCCGGCACGCGTCGGGGATGAGCTGGCGGGCTTCCGCCGCGCGGACGATCGACGTCTACGAGAACGCGCTGGCGGAGCGGGAAGACCGGGCCCTGCGGGGGCAGGGCAAGGGTTGGGGCAAGGGCGGCGGCACGCCCCTGCCCCGGCGGCCTCTCTCTCCTGGAGGAACGAGAAGGCCGTAGTTCGAGTCTAGCATCTCTTTTGGTCCAACCAAAGGTTAGAGGGGGCCTGGATGGTTCCCAATTCCCTTGGGTCCGTGGCGCATTGACGCACACACGCCATGGCGGGTCCACGCAGCGGGAAACCCTGGATTCGCTTCAGGGGGGCGGACAGAATAGAGATGTCTTCAGGGAGCACCCCGGCGGCACGGGGCCCGGAAGGCCAAGGAATTCCACATTCCAAATCCTGGAGGAATCATGTCTGCCCAGTCCGTCACGGGTGCGCGTAAGACCGTCCGCCAGTTCGCCCTCGCCATGGTCGCCTGCCTGGCCGTCGCCGGTGGCGCCGCGGTGGTCGCGGCCCAGGACTCGGCCCCCGCGGGCCACCAGCCCTCCGTGGCCGGCGACGAGTGGCCGGTCCCGACCAAGTCGCCCGCGCCCACCAACTGATCTTTCCGATCTCCGTTCCGCTTTCTCCGCGCGACCGCGGGGGAGGGGCCGGAAGAATCGAGGAAAGAGCCCCGTGATCGCGACTGCCGCGATCACGGGGCTCTTTCGTCCGCGCGGAATCCGGTAACACCCGTCCGGACATATTCAATTCGACCGTTCGGTCGGCATGTCGCCCGGATCGGCGGCGTGTTCAGTCCACCCAGCCCATGCGGACCGCCCGCACCCCCGCCTCGAAGCGGCTCGTCGCGCCCATCTCCTGCATGAGCTCGGAGAGCATACGGCTCACCGTGCGCAGCGACACCCCGAGGCTGCGGGCGATCTTCTCGTCCTTCATGCCGTCGGCGAGCATGCGCAACGCCGCCTGCTGCTGCTCCGAGAGCCCGTCCCCGCCCCGCTCCGGCGCCACCACGTCCCCGAACGGGGTCGCCGCGTGCCAGCAGTGCTCGTACAGGTTGAGGAACGAGCGCACCAGATGCCGGCCGCGGGCCAGGATCGCGCCCTCGCGCGGACTGTCGGGACGCAGCGGCACGAGCGCGAACTGATCGTCGGCGATGACCATGTTCATCGGGATGGCCGGGGCGATCCGCACCTCCACCCCCAGCTCGGCCCGGCCCTTGAGGATGTCGGCGGTGCGCGGCTGCGCCAGGCTGTCGGCCTGGTACATCACCCGGATCTGGACCCCGTGCTCCCGTCTGCGCCGGTCCCGCTCCAGGAGCCGTTCCGGCACCTGCCGGCTGGGGCCGGTCGGGTACATCGAGCAGGCACGCTCCCGGGTGATGTCGGCGAAGTCCTCCAGTGTCTGCTGGATCCGGCGGTAGTCGGTGATCACCTCGAACGCGACCTCGGAACGGGGCAGCGCATCGCCCTTGAGGAAGCTGCCCGCCAGGGTTTCGAGCGCCGCGTACGCCCGGTCCGCCTCCGCCAGATGCGCGCGCAGCCGCTCCCGCTCCCGGTCGAGCAGCCGGAGCAGGGCGATCTCCGGGTCGACGGCGGCCACCGTGTCCCCGTCCGGCTGCCACCGCGCGTCGCGCAGTTCGGTGATCGGGGCGTGCGCGGTGCCCGTCGGCACGATGAGCCCGAGGGATATCAGCTCCGTCCGGCACCTCTCGTACTCCGCCGGGTCGATCTCCAACTTCGCGCAGACCTCGGCGAATCCCGAGACCCCGCGCGCCCGCAACTCCTGGTAGAGGGCCACCAGCCGGCCGTCGTCCCGGTCTCGTGTGCCGCCGCCCGCCGTGCTCATGGCGCGATACCCCCTCGTCCTCGATCGACCTTCCGCCCGGAACGCGCCCGGACGGATCCGGACCGACAGGCTACGGCGTCA contains the following coding sequences:
- a CDS encoding hypothetical protein (C-terminal DNA-binding domain of LuxR-like proteins. This domain contains a helix-turn-helix motif and binds DNA. Proteins belonging to this group are response regulators; some act as transcriptional activators, others as transcriptional repressors. Many...; cd06170;~DNA binding residues [nucleotide binding];~dimerization interface [polypeptide binding];~identified by MetaGeneAnnotator; putative;~predicted protein [Streptomyces sp. C]), producing the protein MSTAGGGTRDRDDGRLVALYQELRARGVSGFAEVCAKLEIDPAEYERCRTELISLGLIVPTGTAHAPITELRDARWQPDGDTVAAVDPEIALLRLLDRERERLRAHLAEADRAYAALETLAGSFLKGDALPRSEVAFEVITDYRRIQQTLEDFADITRERACSMYPTGPSRQVPERLLERDRRRREHGVQIRVMYQADSLAQPRTADILKGRAELGVEVRIAPAIPMNMVIADDQFALVPLRPDSPREGAILARGRHLVRSFLNLYEHCWHAATPFGDVVAPERGGDGLSEQQQAALRMLADGMKDEKIARSLGVSLRTVSRMLSELMQEMGATSRFEAGVRAVRMGWVD